In one Drosophila pseudoobscura strain MV-25-SWS-2005 chromosome X, UCI_Dpse_MV25, whole genome shotgun sequence genomic region, the following are encoded:
- the LOC6900382 gene encoding uncharacterized protein isoform X1: protein MEKQSEGKPFMDANYNLISEAEMLAQQDKYLSRLQDVAASCEYVKRALSQFNQLELERARKEHWDHYVTCSELPRPFDPGEMRTFLVKRRHCADIETEKSVDWTLSVDECSVLNQNIFREDRTRGSLQTKLGVNPGVAYGRDVQMCLDTLKKIEVMLDNQAEVERMSLATQLEVFEVRGDYEREIDSLFDRLTYRVLSMQAVYMKTVDGREATWSYGCKPWTMDIWGLTNAHVRFDQFEIPAMMADLSATGVMVQMPLSVLMDCLTLRCVHTSFDNYSQNAKSYEQAIPECDSYPNAGIADIQQSLMSEWHVQLEMQEMALAAMVRRREQYLELLQLIEERTEQASKRGKEQAQGKNKLPKIVVPKTPKLAPPVPEGMLPDIREAFYQREESDYKEYLNEIYHPQKLNMTADEINLRQHILLGGIYSIMFVRRPMQMQFQKFNVVLHEDGRILHTMPDVVAEMGGGYAMPEFRRTQISQSRKQTPVGSRIRLTTALEARQSNIRLQDNELPYFIVTIQLPQGLCKWCEPLVCQYVTDMVPIEETPAFDGSEVAEDRVNRQMPSPSGLIKPSRDQRSASQPVSNIFRPSQLSILRQSRLEPIQAIFAPILNFDLLKTLTLTEMRNLQKFSFPRIISSFQFPTDFVDEELELKSQEKQKGKALFINRVQDFEEIVERPIREFEFESQHKPERIFPFFDNAQRYMCTEDSLMDQTLHGFLNTLEKIKGQYLERPKDLIRQYVETKEDKREKLAIAETEPTMHVYRRATALSHRKSHHSSKTDVDDSPEKANSSSSSEIEPDGPMKEVVHWTTKHIVSTTFDREANTITFRTDRLGIFGLAFKRYEHFPFRDWSLQPNEENPDEIILQLDTYHVRVFLYITAKGVRGYATDLGSAYTANPVKYLEIVEPISDFRDFRKIFLEKNINIFAENDASFYIGKGYFSIKHVAAELHTYDVMALHCKLIKFYRSSWNRLASRRDIILGMKNAKDPSDYSEVTMRVTPDSAKFVKISELCSDDVNVIRLEYENTWRNVTHFTDLHQAVCSLNASALDMCNKDTLLLFFIRRLLGEIRVLSYS, encoded by the exons ATGGAAAAGCAGTCCGAGGGCAAACCGTTTATGGACGCCAACTATAATTTGATCAGCGAAGCTGAAATGCTGGCGCAGCAGGATAAGTATCTCAGTCGACTGCAGGATGTGGCCGCCAGCTGTGAATACGTAAAGC GTGCCCTTAGCCAGTTCAACCAACTGGAGTTGGAACGCGCCCGGAAGGAGCACTGGGATCACTATGTGACCTGCAGTGAACTGCCTCGACCTTTTGATCCCGGCGAGATGCGAACGTTTCTAGTCAAAAGGCGTCACTGCGCGGACATTGAAACGGAAAAATCTGTAGACTGGACACTGTCGGTGGACGAGTGCAGTGTCCTCAATCAGAATATTTTCAGAGAGGACCGCACACGAGGCTCGTTGCAGACAAAGCTGGGCGTAAACCCCGGCGTGGCTTACGGCAGAGATGTTCAGATGTGCCTCGACACACTAAAGAAGATCGAAGTAATGCTGGACAACCAGGCCGAAGTAGAGCGAATGAGTCTGGCGACGCAGCTGGAGGTCTTTGAGGTCCGTGGTGACTACGAGCGAGAGATCGACAGCCTCTTCGATCGCCTTACCTATCGGGTACTGTCAATGCAGGCCGTCTACATGAA AACTGTAGATGGCAGGGAAGCAACGTGGAGCTACGGATGCAAGCCATGGACTATGGACATCTGGGGTCTGACGAACGCACACGTGCGATTCGACCAATTCGA AATCCCGGCAATGATGGCCGACTTGAGCGCTACGGGCGTCATGGTGCAGATGCCACTGAGTGTGCTGATGGACTGCCTCACCCTTCGCTGTGTCCACACCAGTTTTGACAACTACTCGCAAAATGCCAAGAGCTATGAGCAGGCGATTCCGGAGTGCGACAGCTACCCCAACGCAGGAATTGCGGATATCCAGCAGTCGCTGATGAGCGAATGGCACGTGCAGTTGGAAATGCAGGAGATGGCACTGGCCGCGATGGTGCGAAGGCGAGAGCAGTACCTGGAGCTCTTGCAGCTGATAGAGGAGCGGACCGAACAGGCATCCAAAAGGGGGAAGGAACAAGCCCAGGGCAAAAACAAGCTACCGAAGATAGTGGTACCAAAGACCCCAAAATTGGCGCCGCCGGTGCCTGAGGGCATGTTACCCGACATCCGAGAAGCCTTCTACCAACGGGAGGAAAGTGATTACAAGGAATATCTCAACGAGATCTACCATCCACAGAAACTAAATATGACCGCTGATGAG ATTAATCTCAGGCAGCACATACTGCTGGGTGGGATCTATTCGATTATGTTTGTACGTCGACCGATGCAAATGCAGTTCCAGAAGTTCAACGTGGTTCTCCACGAGGATGGGCGGATTCTGCACACGATGCCGGATGTGGTAGCCGAAATGGGAGGAGGCTACGCAATGCCGGAGTTTCGCCGCACACAAATATCGCAGAGCCGCAAGCAGACGCCGGTCGGGTCGCGCATTCGCTTGACTACAGCCCTTGAGGCTCGACAGAGCAACATACGGCTTCAGGACAATGAGCTGCCGTACTTCATTGTGACTATCCAGCTGCCACAGGGGCTCTGCAAGTGGTGTGAGCCTCTGGTCTGCCAGTATGTAACGGACATGGTGCCCATTGAGGAGACACCAGCCTTCGACGGCAGTGAAGTTGCGGAGGATCGGGTCAATAGACAGATGCCATCCCCGAGTGGACTTATAAAACCGAGCCGCGATCAAAGaagtgccagccagccagtatCCAATATTTTTCGTCCCTCGCAATTGTCGATTCTGCGGCAGAGTAGACTGGAACCCATTCAGGCGATATTCGCGCCGATTCTCAATTTTGACTTGCTTAAAACATTGACCCTTACCGAAATGAGGAACCTGCAAAAGTTCTCTTTTCCTCGCATTATTTCCTCCTTCCAGTTTCCCACAGACTTTGTGGACGAAGAGCTGGAATTGAAATCacaggagaagcagaaggGCAAGGCCTTGTTTATAAACAGGGTACAGGATTTCGAGGAAATTGTCGAGCGACCAATACGCGAATTCGAATTTGAATCGCAGCACAAGCCAGAGCGCATTTTCCCCTTCTTCGATAATGCCCAGCGTTACATGTGTACGGAGGACAGCCTAATGGACCAGACATTGCACGGGTTCCTGAATACCCTGGAGAAGATCAAAGGGCAATACCTGGAAAGGCCCAAGGATCTGATTCGCCAGTATGTCGAAACCAAGGAAGATAAGAGAGAAAAGTTAGCCATAGCCGAAACGGAGCCGACGATGCATGTGTATCGACGAGCCACAGCTCTTTCACACAGAAAGAGCCATCATTCCAGCAAGACTGACGTAGACGACTCCCCCGAAAAAGCCAAcagttccagcagcagcgaaatcGAGCCAGATGGGCCGATGAAGGAGGTGGTACACTGGACCACAAAGCACATCGTAAGCACCACCTTCGACAGAGAGGCCAATACAATCACCTTTAGGACAGATCGTTTGGGTATCTTTGGCTTGGCCTTCAAGCGCTACGAGCATTTTCCCTTCCGCGACTGGTCCCTGCAGCCCAACGAGGAGAA TCCCGATGAGATCATTCTCCAGTTGGACACGTACCATGTGCGCGTGTTTCTCTATATTACAGCGAAGGGAGTGCGTGGGTATGCGACCGACCTGGGCAGCGCGTACACTGCCAATCCTGTTAAGTATCTGGAAATCGTTGAGCCCATATCCGATTTTCGTGACTTCCGCAAG ATTTTTTTGGAGAAGAACATCAACATCTTTGCCGAGAACGATGCCAGTTTCTATATCGGAAAGGGCTACTTTTCCATCAAGCATGTGGCCGCAGAGCTCCACACATACGACGTGATGGCCCTCCACTGCAAGCTGATAAAGTTCTATCGGTCCAGCTGGAACCGCTTGGCCTCTCGTCGCGACATCATTCTGGGCATGAAGAATGCCAAGGACCCTTCGGACTATTCCGAAGTAACGATGCGCGTAACTCCTGACAGTGCGAAGTTTGTGAAGATCTCAGAGCTCTGCTCGGACGACGTAAATGTCATTCGGCTGGAGTATGAGAACACGTGGCGCAACGTGACC CACTTTACGGATCTGCATCAGGCCGTTTGCTCGCTGAATGCCAGTGCCTTGGATATGTGCAACAAAGATACGCTTCTTCTGTTCTTTATTCGCCGGTTGTTGGGTGAGATTCGTGTATTGAGTTATTCTTAG
- the LOC6900382 gene encoding uncharacterized protein isoform X2, with translation MDIWGLTNAHVRFDQFEIPAMMADLSATGVMVQMPLSVLMDCLTLRCVHTSFDNYSQNAKSYEQAIPECDSYPNAGIADIQQSLMSEWHVQLEMQEMALAAMVRRREQYLELLQLIEERTEQASKRGKEQAQGKNKLPKIVVPKTPKLAPPVPEGMLPDIREAFYQREESDYKEYLNEIYHPQKLNMTADEINLRQHILLGGIYSIMFVRRPMQMQFQKFNVVLHEDGRILHTMPDVVAEMGGGYAMPEFRRTQISQSRKQTPVGSRIRLTTALEARQSNIRLQDNELPYFIVTIQLPQGLCKWCEPLVCQYVTDMVPIEETPAFDGSEVAEDRVNRQMPSPSGLIKPSRDQRSASQPVSNIFRPSQLSILRQSRLEPIQAIFAPILNFDLLKTLTLTEMRNLQKFSFPRIISSFQFPTDFVDEELELKSQEKQKGKALFINRVQDFEEIVERPIREFEFESQHKPERIFPFFDNAQRYMCTEDSLMDQTLHGFLNTLEKIKGQYLERPKDLIRQYVETKEDKREKLAIAETEPTMHVYRRATALSHRKSHHSSKTDVDDSPEKANSSSSSEIEPDGPMKEVVHWTTKHIVSTTFDREANTITFRTDRLGIFGLAFKRYEHFPFRDWSLQPNEENPDEIILQLDTYHVRVFLYITAKGVRGYATDLGSAYTANPVKYLEIVEPISDFRDFRKIFLEKNINIFAENDASFYIGKGYFSIKHVAAELHTYDVMALHCKLIKFYRSSWNRLASRRDIILGMKNAKDPSDYSEVTMRVTPDSAKFVKISELCSDDVNVIRLEYENTWRNVTHFTDLHQAVCSLNASALDMCNKDTLLLFFIRRLLGEIRVLSYS, from the exons ATGGACATCTGGGGTCTGACGAACGCACACGTGCGATTCGACCAATTCGA AATCCCGGCAATGATGGCCGACTTGAGCGCTACGGGCGTCATGGTGCAGATGCCACTGAGTGTGCTGATGGACTGCCTCACCCTTCGCTGTGTCCACACCAGTTTTGACAACTACTCGCAAAATGCCAAGAGCTATGAGCAGGCGATTCCGGAGTGCGACAGCTACCCCAACGCAGGAATTGCGGATATCCAGCAGTCGCTGATGAGCGAATGGCACGTGCAGTTGGAAATGCAGGAGATGGCACTGGCCGCGATGGTGCGAAGGCGAGAGCAGTACCTGGAGCTCTTGCAGCTGATAGAGGAGCGGACCGAACAGGCATCCAAAAGGGGGAAGGAACAAGCCCAGGGCAAAAACAAGCTACCGAAGATAGTGGTACCAAAGACCCCAAAATTGGCGCCGCCGGTGCCTGAGGGCATGTTACCCGACATCCGAGAAGCCTTCTACCAACGGGAGGAAAGTGATTACAAGGAATATCTCAACGAGATCTACCATCCACAGAAACTAAATATGACCGCTGATGAG ATTAATCTCAGGCAGCACATACTGCTGGGTGGGATCTATTCGATTATGTTTGTACGTCGACCGATGCAAATGCAGTTCCAGAAGTTCAACGTGGTTCTCCACGAGGATGGGCGGATTCTGCACACGATGCCGGATGTGGTAGCCGAAATGGGAGGAGGCTACGCAATGCCGGAGTTTCGCCGCACACAAATATCGCAGAGCCGCAAGCAGACGCCGGTCGGGTCGCGCATTCGCTTGACTACAGCCCTTGAGGCTCGACAGAGCAACATACGGCTTCAGGACAATGAGCTGCCGTACTTCATTGTGACTATCCAGCTGCCACAGGGGCTCTGCAAGTGGTGTGAGCCTCTGGTCTGCCAGTATGTAACGGACATGGTGCCCATTGAGGAGACACCAGCCTTCGACGGCAGTGAAGTTGCGGAGGATCGGGTCAATAGACAGATGCCATCCCCGAGTGGACTTATAAAACCGAGCCGCGATCAAAGaagtgccagccagccagtatCCAATATTTTTCGTCCCTCGCAATTGTCGATTCTGCGGCAGAGTAGACTGGAACCCATTCAGGCGATATTCGCGCCGATTCTCAATTTTGACTTGCTTAAAACATTGACCCTTACCGAAATGAGGAACCTGCAAAAGTTCTCTTTTCCTCGCATTATTTCCTCCTTCCAGTTTCCCACAGACTTTGTGGACGAAGAGCTGGAATTGAAATCacaggagaagcagaaggGCAAGGCCTTGTTTATAAACAGGGTACAGGATTTCGAGGAAATTGTCGAGCGACCAATACGCGAATTCGAATTTGAATCGCAGCACAAGCCAGAGCGCATTTTCCCCTTCTTCGATAATGCCCAGCGTTACATGTGTACGGAGGACAGCCTAATGGACCAGACATTGCACGGGTTCCTGAATACCCTGGAGAAGATCAAAGGGCAATACCTGGAAAGGCCCAAGGATCTGATTCGCCAGTATGTCGAAACCAAGGAAGATAAGAGAGAAAAGTTAGCCATAGCCGAAACGGAGCCGACGATGCATGTGTATCGACGAGCCACAGCTCTTTCACACAGAAAGAGCCATCATTCCAGCAAGACTGACGTAGACGACTCCCCCGAAAAAGCCAAcagttccagcagcagcgaaatcGAGCCAGATGGGCCGATGAAGGAGGTGGTACACTGGACCACAAAGCACATCGTAAGCACCACCTTCGACAGAGAGGCCAATACAATCACCTTTAGGACAGATCGTTTGGGTATCTTTGGCTTGGCCTTCAAGCGCTACGAGCATTTTCCCTTCCGCGACTGGTCCCTGCAGCCCAACGAGGAGAA TCCCGATGAGATCATTCTCCAGTTGGACACGTACCATGTGCGCGTGTTTCTCTATATTACAGCGAAGGGAGTGCGTGGGTATGCGACCGACCTGGGCAGCGCGTACACTGCCAATCCTGTTAAGTATCTGGAAATCGTTGAGCCCATATCCGATTTTCGTGACTTCCGCAAG ATTTTTTTGGAGAAGAACATCAACATCTTTGCCGAGAACGATGCCAGTTTCTATATCGGAAAGGGCTACTTTTCCATCAAGCATGTGGCCGCAGAGCTCCACACATACGACGTGATGGCCCTCCACTGCAAGCTGATAAAGTTCTATCGGTCCAGCTGGAACCGCTTGGCCTCTCGTCGCGACATCATTCTGGGCATGAAGAATGCCAAGGACCCTTCGGACTATTCCGAAGTAACGATGCGCGTAACTCCTGACAGTGCGAAGTTTGTGAAGATCTCAGAGCTCTGCTCGGACGACGTAAATGTCATTCGGCTGGAGTATGAGAACACGTGGCGCAACGTGACC CACTTTACGGATCTGCATCAGGCCGTTTGCTCGCTGAATGCCAGTGCCTTGGATATGTGCAACAAAGATACGCTTCTTCTGTTCTTTATTCGCCGGTTGTTGGGTGAGATTCGTGTATTGAGTTATTCTTAG
- the LOC6900383 gene encoding uncharacterized protein yields MPKKGSRRSRKSSSARSKNDESAAVPLLSEEDWMAREHAYVMRLQDLRVCVGFINESIEDYNELLKQQLMDEHWSRYLDCDGLPRPHWPQDIRRFVFQMWCEAAEAEQNVVSWALSVNECSILTQDIFRVDLTRKKLEQDLRPDIGKLYDVNIRGILETIKRIDRIQRNELELAYLSPGRIVELAMIHFELFKEIEAFFDTLTYRVISAPEAFMTNIGCILANYCYKGSKFNFQLWCLQDVPIRFQFLEVPVMNANLDCVGLHIQLPFSVLCDNMTVRCVHTFFDPYSERSKSFEMVIDSTSLPHAGLLDIEDSVIDEWLTQVDIQDEIITKMESAMQQYEDIRANIEAIQPTRKSKKDVKTKGQQQGKPMKAPKEPQALPEGMFPDPYKIFIDREQQEYLNFMDQSYNPAKNPSIPGEINLRRFILIGGIFAVDFVRKPKHTAFEKLNITLHEDGRILYVDRNRMVDEADEVGLFSSRSHHGTIREAPSRLTAAPSRHEVKSAPLEETTEDGTILYLGKNELPFFFLTFDLPRHLCRWGSPTVCLFIEEEIAEPEDEEVVESEPEKVRKRPRGNKGSQNMSITKFSEDGRERSLIPKVDKLGKKIDDVVVGYRRPTATVITRPRHESNNIYRLSHFESLRRSAVGSRCSTIRPGARNFEMSGKSLNKLEIYMIRKQCMPRIISSFKFPLEFKEELDTELENKKAAGNKLLRRQFEQGNDEEANEVQPYPLFNFESQFAPERVYPYFDEADPFYYEDQGKSTEESDEFGKAHRHFTTQRISAFNEPSLFGVLATLDDIQNKYKSSYKRTLPELTITRQTKERSSLTRKSRLSQSARSTQGEGARDEIDFQDSRDDEDSTTRKPETESSILSKRETLRKSRKTEAAIILKEILPEPEPEPAERAPRPKVLHWTTNHILHSKFDVDKRTITIKTDCLGVFGIAFNRYAHFPFRHWCLEPNEENPDEVIFTLDTFYVRIVMYISKAGVRGYVIDLPKEYQARPEKFMNIEEPISDFIELRQRFQEMNINVFAEPDACFYIDKGYFTQKHLATEVHVYNAMAVHCKLMRFTRSDWNRLATRRDIILGLRNPKDLVEGADVTVRVTPDSATFVEVKELCSDDLDVIKLDYQLTWRNVGHYSDVHQCINSMYPHATDVRNRDAKLMYYIRKLLQEIRPLSFA; encoded by the exons ATGCCGAAAAAGGGCTCAAGAAGGTCAAGAAAGTCAAGTTCCGCCAGATCCAAGAATGATGAGTCTGCCGCGGTACCTCTTTTGTCTGAGGAGGATTGGATGGCTCGGGAGCACGCCTATGTGATGCGCTTACAGGATCTAAGGGTGTGCGTCGGCTTCATTAACG AGTCGATTGAGGACTACAATGAGCTGCTGAAGCAGCAGCTAATGGACGAACACTGGTCGCGCTATTTGGACTGCGATGGCCTGCCCAGACCCCATTGGCCGCAGGACATCCGTCGCTTTGTCTTTCAGATGTGGTGCGAGGCGGCGGAGGCCGAACAGAACGTCGTTAGTTGGGCCCTCTCCGTGAACGAGTGCAGCATCCTCACGCAGGACATCTTCCGCGTGGACCTCACCCGCAAGAAGCTGGAGCAGGACCTCCGCCCCGACATAGGCAAGCTCTACGATGTGAATATTCGGGGGATTTTGGAGACCATCAAGCGCATCGATCGGATACAGCGCAACGAGCTGGAGCTCGCTTATCTATCGCCAGGTCGTATAGTGGAACTGGCAATG ATCCATTTTGAACTTTTTAAAGAAATCGAAGCATTCTTCGATACGCTTACTTATCGTGTGATCTCCGCCCCCGAGGCCTTTATGAC aaatattGGATGCATCTTGGCCAACTATTGCTACAAGGGCAGCAAATTTAACTTTCAGCTATGGTGTCTGCAAGATGTTCCCATACGCTTCCAGTTTTTGGA AGTGCCGGTGATGAATGCCAATCTGGACTGTGTGGGCCTTCATATCCAGCTGCCGTTCAGCGTACTCTGCGACAATATGACCGTGAGATGTGTGCACACCTTCTTCGATCCGTACTCGGAGCGGTCCAAGAGCTTTGAGATGGTGATTGACAGTACTAGCCTGCCGCACGCTGGCCTACTAGACATAGAGGACTCTGTTATCGATGAGTGGCTCACACAGGTGGATATACAGGACGAAATAATCACAAAAATGGAGTCGGCTATGCAGCAGTATGAAGATATCAGAGC CAACATCGAGGCCATACAGCCAACGAGGAAGTCAAAGAAGGACGTAAAGACGAAGGGCCAACAGCAAGGGAAGCCAATGAAAGCACCAAAAGAGCCTCAGGCTCTGCCGGAGGGAATGTTTCCCGATCCGTACAAAATATTCATCGATCGCGAACAGCAGGAGTACCTAAATTTCATGGATCAATCGTATAACCCGGCCAAAAATCCTTCTATTCCCGGCGAG ATCAACCTGCGGCGCTTCATTCTAATTGGCGGCATCTTCGCGGTGGACTTTGTGCGCAAGCCCAAGCACACCGCTTTCGAGAAGCTCAACATAACCCTGCACGAGGATGGACGCATCCTGTATGTCGACCGGAACAGGATGGTCGATGAGGCTGATGAGGTGGGCTTGTTCAGCTCCAGGTCCCACCATGGGACCATAAGGGAGGCGCCGTCTCGGCTGACTGCTGCCCCCAGTCGTCACGAAGTGAAGAGTGCCCCGCTCGAGGAAACAACGGAGGACGGAACGATACTCTACTTGGGCAAGAACGAGCTGCCGTTCTTCTTCCTCACATTCGATCTGCCCAGGCATCTCTGTCGCTGGGGAAGTCCCACAGTCTGCCTTTTCATCGAAGAGGAAATCGCGGAACCCGAAGACGAGGAAGTAGTCGAGTCGGAGCCGGAGAAGGTCAGGAAGCGACCGAGGGGCAATAAGGGTTCCCAAAATATGTCCATTACCAAGTTCTCTGAGGATGGACGGGAACGAAGTCTGATACCAAAAGTCGACAAGCTCGGCAAGAAAATTGATGATGTGGTGGTGGGCTATCGCAGGCCAACTGCCACTGTTATCACGCGGCCACGCCACGAATCGAATAACATTTACCGTCTCTCGCATTTTGAATCACTCCGCCGGAGCGCCGTGGGGTCGCGCTGCAGTACTATCCGTCCCGGAGCGAGGAATTTTGAAATGTCGGGGAAGAGCCTGAACAAGCTGGAGATTTACATGATTCGCAAGCAGTGTATGCCCCGCATCATATCCTCGTTCAAGTTTCCTTTGGAATTCAAGGAGGAGCTGGACACCGAGCTGGAAAATAAAAAGGCAGCTGGAAACAAATTACTGCGACGACAATTTGAGCAAGGTAATGATGAGGAGGCGAACGAAGTGCAGCCTTATCCGCTCTTCAATTTTGAGAGCCAGTTCGCACCGGAACGTGTCTATCCGTACTTTGACGAGGCAGACCCGTTCTATTACGAAGATCAGGGCAAATCCACAGAGGAGTCTGATGAGTTTGGAAAAGCCCACAGGCATTTTACGACTCAGAGGATCAGTGCCTTTAACGAACCGTCACTTTTCGGTGTTCTGGCCACTCTGGACGATATACAGAACAAGTACAAGAGTAGCTATAAAAGAACCTTGCCAGAGCTAACGATTACGCGTCAGACCAAGGAGCGTTCGTCTCTAACCCGCAAGAGCAGGCTGTCCCAGTCTGCCCGGTCTACCCAAGGTGAGGGTGCTAGAGACGAGATAGATTTCCAGGATAGCCGCGATGACGAGGACTCGACCACAAGAAAACCGGAGACGGAGAGCTCAATCTTAAGCAAAAGGGAAACTCTCAGAAAGTCCCGAAAAACCGAAGCCGCAATTATTTTAAAGGAGATCctgccagaaccagaaccagaaccggCTGAACGAGCGCCACGACCCAAGGTCCTCCACTGGACCACCAATCACATATTACACTCAAAATTCGATGTCGACAAGAGGACCATAACGATTAAGACAGATTGCTTGGGTGTGTTTGGGATCGCCTTCAATCGATATGCCCACTTTCCCTTCCGCCACTGGTGCCTGGAGCCAAACGAGGAGAA TCCCGACGAGGTCATCTTCACGTTGGACACCTTCTACGTTCGCATTGTGATGTACATTAGCAAGGCAGGTGTACGGGGCTATGTGATCGACCTGCCCAAAGAGtaccaggccaggccggagAAGTTCATGAACATTGAAGAGCCCATATCGGATTTTATCGAGCTGCGACAg CGCTTCCAGGAGATGAACATCAATGTGTTTGCGGAGCCGGATGCCTGCTTCTACATTGACAAGGGCTACTTCACGCAGAAGCACTTGGCCACTGAGGTGCATGTCTACAATGCGATGGCTGTGCACTGCAAGCTGATGAGGTTCACCCGCTCCGACTGGAACCGTTTGGCCACGCGGCGGGACATTATCCTGGGGCTGCGCAACCCCAAGGATCTGGTCGAGGGAGCCGATGTCACGGTTAGGGTGACACCCGACAGCGCCACTTTTGTGGAGGTCAAAGAGCTCTGCTCCGATGACCTGGACGTGATCAAGCTCGACTACCAGCTCACCTGGCGGAACGTTGGG CACTATTCAGACGTGCATCAGTGCATCAACTCCATGTATCCCCATGCCACAGACGTACGGAACCGAGATGCAAAGCTGATGTACTACATTCGCAAGCTCTTGCAGGAGATCCGACCCTTGAGCTTCGCTTAG
- the LOC4813400 gene encoding seminase-like, producing the protein MRLFLVLVAALLAAVNHVHAQENLTIDTDMLSKLVSPPSVYSRVIGGEYTTIEKLGGYLVAMRYRNDFICGGGLLASRIVLTAAHCFLGRELVQRWEVQAGITSLSQNGQRVELAEYISPSAFREQDMHMDVALGLLSRPVWGRNIMHLKLCTTKLTFGLQLTVAGWGLINAKASNYQTHLRKVNVPILNRKQCLATYMDTVNLTDSMFCAGVLGKKDACTFDSGGPLVINNQVCGIVSFGIGCASPKYPGVYTDVSFVKPFIQRTMAVLLKKR; encoded by the exons ATGCGACTtttcctggtgctggtggccGCGCTATTGGCGGCCGTGAATCATGTCCACGCTCAGGAAAACCTGACAATCGATACGGATATGCTAAGCAAGCTGGTGTCCCCCCCATCGGTCTACTCGCGCGTCATTGGAGGCGAGTATACGACCATCGAGAAGCTGGGTGGCTACCTGGTGGCCATGCGCTACCGCAACGACTTCATTTGCGGAGGCGGTCTGCTCGCGAGTCGCATAGTCCTCACTGCGGCCCACTGCTTCCTTGGGCGCGAATTGGTGCAAAGGTGGGAGGTACAGGCGGGCATCACGTCACTGAGCCAGAACGGCCAGCGCGTGGAGCTGGCTGAGTACATCTCGCCCAGCGCCTTCCGCGAGCAAGACATGCACATGGATGTGGCACTGGGCCTTCTGTCGAGGCCCGTCTGGGGCAGGAATATAATGCATCTGAAGCTCTGCACGACCAAGCTCACGTTCGGCCTACAGCTGACCGTCGCTGGATGGGGTCTAATCAATGCCAAAGCCAGTAATTACCAGACTCATCTGCGAAAGGTCAATGTGCCGATCCTAAACAGGAAACAATGCTTAGCCACCTACATGGATACAG TCAACCTGACGGACAGCATGTTTTGCGCGGGAGTGCTGGGCAAGAAGGACGCATGCACCTTCGACTCGGGCGGTCCTTTGGTCATCAATAATCAGGTTTGTGGCATCGTTTCGTTTGGCATTGGATGCGCCAGCCCAAAGTATCCCGGTGTCTACACAGATGTCAGCTTTGTCAAGCCGTTCATTCAAAGGACCATGGCGGTCTTGTTGAAGAAGAGATAG